The nucleotide window AGCTGTGTCCGCAGGCGCTGGCGGATGACGGGTTGCTGGACATCAGTATTCTGCCGGCGCCACAGGAAGTGGTCGGGACACTGAAAAGCCTGCTCACCGACGGCTTCGGCATCGACAATCTGTTTGTCCGCGCCCGCTTGCCATGGGTGGAGATCAAGGTTGCCGAAGGCCTGTACATCAACCTCGATGGTGAGCCGCTCGAAGGCGACAGTCTGCGCTTCTCGGCGCGCCCGGCGGCGCTGCGGGTGCATCTGCCGGTGGACTCGCCCTTGCTGGGCAGCCCGGCCGCGATCAATCGTCCAGGCTGATGATCTGCTCGCGCACGGCAAACAGTACCAGGCCCGCCACATCGTAGATTTGCAGGCGTTTCATGATCTGCGAGCGGTGGGTTTCAACGGTCTTGATGCTCAGGCCCAGGCCGTTGGCGATTTCGCGGGTGGATTTGCCGCGAACGATCAGCCGCAGGATTTCCAGCTGGCGCGCTGTCAGATTGTGCGAGTCGGCAGGTTCCGGCTGGAGCTTCTGGTTGCGGGTCAGTGCCTGGTTGATCACGGTGTGGGCAATGGCCGGGCTCAGGTAACGCTCGTTATTGCGCAAGGCATCCAGGGCATGTTCGAGTTCGGTCGCCGTGGTGTCCTTGAGCAGATAGCCGTGAGCGCCGGACTCCAGCGCCTGCA belongs to Pseudomonas sp. MYb118 and includes:
- a CDS encoding response regulator; translated protein: MTCNLLLVDDHSLIRAGVRALVLDIPGYAVIGEASDGSQLLEMVERLAPDIVLLDISMKETGGLEALQRLKRVRPQSKVLILSMHTDPALIMQALESGAHGYLLKDTTATELEHALDALRNNERYLSPAIAHTVINQALTRNQKLQPEPADSHNLTARQLEILRLIVRGKSTREIANGLGLSIKTVETHRSQIMKRLQIYDVAGLVLFAVREQIISLDD